Proteins from a genomic interval of Caulobacter sp. SL161:
- a CDS encoding alpha/beta hydrolase family protein produces MSLRALFAAASLAVAAFASPALADNAGFMVLRQPRAEGPPVEVGIWYPTQAKPAFMALGSWGHTVAAGAPVAGEALPLIVMSHGNGGFFGGHADTAQALAEAGFVVAALTHPGDNYKDQSRATAMADRPAALSALIGWMLEASPLKAKLDPAKVGAFGFSSGGFTVLAAAGGKPNLSLVPAHCQAHPNDYACKLTAGRPLPADALTATWVHDARIKAVVSAAPALGFAFGKDGLKGITAPVQLWKAADDEILPGDAYAEFVHRNLKRKHDYRVVKGARHFDFLTPCETAPVGGTQMLCASAPGFDRKAFHQTFNAEVIRFFSHQLVAPSKAAPKG; encoded by the coding sequence ATGTCGCTTCGTGCTCTTTTCGCCGCCGCCAGCCTCGCCGTCGCCGCTTTCGCCTCGCCCGCGCTCGCCGACAACGCCGGCTTCATGGTGCTGCGCCAACCCCGCGCCGAGGGCCCGCCAGTCGAGGTCGGGATCTGGTATCCGACCCAGGCCAAGCCCGCCTTCATGGCGCTGGGCTCATGGGGCCACACGGTCGCCGCCGGCGCGCCGGTCGCGGGCGAGGCCCTGCCGCTGATCGTCATGTCGCACGGCAACGGCGGCTTCTTCGGGGGTCACGCCGACACCGCCCAGGCCCTTGCTGAGGCCGGCTTCGTGGTCGCCGCCCTCACCCACCCCGGCGACAACTACAAGGACCAGAGTCGCGCCACGGCCATGGCCGACCGTCCCGCCGCCCTCTCGGCCCTGATCGGCTGGATGCTGGAGGCCTCGCCGCTGAAGGCCAAGCTGGACCCGGCCAAGGTCGGCGCCTTCGGCTTCTCGTCAGGCGGCTTCACGGTGCTGGCGGCCGCCGGCGGCAAGCCGAACCTCAGCCTCGTTCCAGCCCACTGCCAGGCCCATCCGAACGACTACGCCTGCAAGCTGACCGCCGGCCGCCCCCTGCCCGCCGATGCGCTGACTGCGACCTGGGTTCACGATGCGCGTATCAAGGCCGTGGTCTCGGCCGCCCCGGCGCTGGGCTTCGCCTTCGGCAAGGACGGCCTCAAGGGGATCACCGCCCCGGTGCAGCTGTGGAAGGCCGCCGACGACGAGATCCTGCCCGGCGACGCCTATGCCGAGTTCGTGCACCGCAACCTCAAGCGCAAACACGACTACCGCGTCGTGAAGGGCGCCCGGCACTTTGACTTCCTCACCCCCTGCGAGACCGCGCCCGTGGGCGGCACCCAGATGCTGTGCGCCAGCGCCCCCGGTTTTGACCGCAAGGCGTTCCACCAGACGTTCAACGCCGAGGTCATCCGCTTCTTCAGCCACCAATTGGTCGCACCTTCGAAAGCGGCTCCGAAGGGCTGA
- a CDS encoding M23 family metallopeptidase → MQEFDPRRSATRWAPRVFTAVAGLLALGLGWKLTANDAAAPLAKAPLDPAALVALQHIAFASAEAQPGFERPENIEVKVRPGETLQGAVLRTGVAPEEARQVVATLQGAIDTVNIKAGMAFEAAVAQRRSQRGPARLVGLSMRTSPSSTLTVSRTFDGALRLREMEEEVRDEQQVACGEMNGSFYESVANVGGTPAVISQAAKLFSHKIDFSRDIKEGDRFCLIFDRKVTESGRTIEAGDLEYAEVKGQKFYAFDRKGEDGNSQFFDETGKNIKGFLLRTPVDGARITSKFGLRRHPILGYNRAHQGVDFGAGAGTPILAAGDGVVLEARRWAGYGNWLRIRHSGQWDTGYAHISRYAKGIKPGTRVRQGQVVAYVGSTGMSSGPHLHYEVWLKGQRVNPIGAKVPQGTILAGAELASFRSQKARIDRMLAEGGAAVSNEDTPKLAAADIEKAKTSLR, encoded by the coding sequence ATGCAAGAATTCGATCCACGACGTAGCGCCACGCGCTGGGCGCCGCGGGTTTTCACCGCGGTCGCCGGCCTTTTGGCTCTGGGCCTGGGCTGGAAGCTGACGGCCAACGACGCCGCCGCCCCGCTCGCCAAGGCGCCGCTTGATCCCGCCGCGCTCGTGGCCTTGCAACACATCGCCTTCGCCAGCGCCGAGGCCCAGCCCGGCTTCGAGCGTCCCGAGAACATCGAGGTCAAGGTCCGCCCCGGCGAGACCCTGCAGGGCGCGGTGCTGCGCACCGGCGTGGCGCCCGAGGAAGCCCGTCAGGTCGTGGCGACGCTGCAAGGCGCCATCGACACCGTCAACATCAAGGCCGGCATGGCCTTTGAGGCCGCCGTCGCCCAGCGTCGCAGCCAGCGCGGTCCGGCGCGTCTGGTCGGCCTGTCGATGCGCACCAGTCCGTCCTCGACCCTGACCGTCTCGCGCACCTTCGACGGCGCCCTGCGTCTGCGCGAAATGGAAGAAGAGGTTCGCGACGAGCAGCAGGTGGCCTGCGGCGAGATGAACGGCTCGTTCTACGAGAGCGTGGCCAATGTCGGCGGCACCCCGGCGGTGATCAGCCAGGCGGCCAAGCTGTTCTCGCACAAGATCGACTTCTCGCGCGACATCAAGGAAGGCGACCGCTTCTGCCTGATCTTCGATCGTAAGGTCACCGAGAGCGGCCGCACCATCGAGGCCGGCGACCTGGAATACGCCGAGGTCAAGGGTCAGAAGTTCTACGCCTTCGACCGCAAGGGTGAGGACGGCAATAGCCAGTTCTTCGACGAGACCGGCAAGAACATCAAAGGCTTCCTGCTGCGCACGCCGGTCGACGGCGCGCGGATCACCTCGAAGTTCGGCCTGCGCCGCCACCCGATCCTGGGCTACAACCGCGCTCACCAGGGTGTGGACTTCGGCGCCGGCGCCGGCACCCCGATCCTGGCCGCCGGCGATGGCGTCGTGCTGGAGGCGCGCCGCTGGGCCGGCTACGGCAACTGGCTGCGAATCCGCCATTCGGGCCAGTGGGACACCGGCTATGCGCACATCTCGCGCTACGCCAAGGGCATCAAGCCGGGAACGCGGGTGCGTCAGGGCCAGGTCGTGGCCTATGTCGGCTCCACGGGCATGTCGTCGGGTCCGCACCTGCACTACGAGGTCTGGCTGAAGGGGCAGCGGGTCAATCCGATCGGCGCCAAGGTCCCGCAGGGCACCATCCTGGCCGGCGCGGAGCTGGCCTCGTTCCGTTCGCAAAAGGCCCGCATCGACCGGATGCTGGCTGAAGGCGGCGCGGCCGTCAGCAATGAGGACACCCCCAAGCTGGCCGCCGCCGACATCGAGAAGGCCAAGACCAGTCTGCGCTAG
- a CDS encoding LytTR family DNA-binding domain-containing protein, whose translation MSADASKPPLLGTAREWTIDLSVAVVIGILLGLMGPFGSFFNDGPAVRVAYWVCSVAFGMVLFGTLTRLGAAAARRLGLPDWAALAPVILAGTVLLGGPLRLFAIAFWPGVIEAVPVAAWFGQCLAISTPLVVGAYFLRARQAGQAGQTSARPAVIPSLAPTPSDATPSVDTSNVLYLRMEDHYVRIRTEQGSRLEMGPLARVIAMLAGIEGLQTHRSWWVARRAIAGVVRDGRNLRLRLVDGETAPVSRASVAKLRAAGWLADDAE comes from the coding sequence ATGAGCGCAGACGCTTCCAAGCCGCCCCTGCTGGGCACGGCCCGCGAGTGGACGATCGACCTGTCGGTGGCGGTCGTGATCGGAATCCTGCTCGGCCTGATGGGGCCCTTCGGCAGCTTCTTCAACGACGGGCCGGCGGTGCGCGTCGCCTACTGGGTCTGTAGCGTCGCTTTCGGCATGGTTCTGTTCGGGACCCTGACGCGCCTGGGGGCTGCGGCTGCGCGACGGCTGGGCTTGCCGGACTGGGCGGCGCTTGCGCCCGTGATCCTGGCGGGGACGGTGCTTCTGGGCGGGCCTCTGCGCCTTTTCGCCATCGCCTTCTGGCCCGGCGTGATCGAAGCAGTGCCGGTAGCGGCGTGGTTTGGCCAGTGCCTGGCGATTTCGACGCCGCTGGTCGTGGGCGCCTACTTCCTGCGGGCGCGACAGGCCGGGCAGGCCGGGCAGACGTCCGCGCGCCCGGCGGTGATCCCATCCTTGGCGCCAACGCCGTCCGACGCGACGCCCAGCGTCGACACCAGCAACGTCCTCTATCTGCGGATGGAGGACCACTATGTCCGCATCCGCACCGAACAGGGCTCGCGTCTGGAGATGGGGCCGTTGGCCAGGGTCATCGCGATGCTGGCCGGGATCGAGGGGCTGCAGACCCATCGCTCCTGGTGGGTGGCGCGGCGGGCGATTGCGGGCGTCGTGCGCGACGGTCGCAACCTGCGTCTGAGGCTTGTCGACGGCGAGACCGCGCCCGTCAGCCGAGCCTCGGTGGCCAAGCTGCGAGCGGCGGGCTGGCTGGCGGACGACGCGGAGTAA
- a CDS encoding DMT family transporter, which produces MPSSTHLYSDRRFVVGVALFCCLLWGSAFPAVKAGYALLHVAKSDTAAQMLFAGWRFLAAGLILLVLAVASRRPIAVPRAQIGRLMGLGVFQTTLQYVFFYIGLAHATGVKSSIMNATGAFFGVVLAHFLFPNDKLTPRKVIGCLLGFAGVLAVNLGGKGFDFEFSLLGEGFVIAAAFVLAAGSIWGRAISQTIDPMVMTGWQLAIGGGVLLAIGAVTGGHLEAFDARSLALLAYMAGLSAAAFALWSLLLKHNPVGLLAVFNFLIPVFGVLLSALFLREPVLAWKNAAALALVCGGIVLVTGRKMLPR; this is translated from the coding sequence TTGCCCTCTTCCACCCACCTCTACAGCGACCGCCGCTTCGTCGTCGGCGTGGCTCTGTTCTGCTGCCTCTTGTGGGGCAGCGCGTTTCCGGCGGTGAAGGCGGGCTATGCGCTGCTGCATGTGGCCAAGTCCGACACCGCCGCCCAGATGCTGTTCGCCGGCTGGCGCTTTCTGGCGGCGGGGCTGATCCTGCTGGTTCTGGCGGTGGCGAGCCGCAGGCCGATCGCCGTGCCCCGCGCCCAGATCGGACGCCTTATGGGTCTGGGCGTCTTTCAGACGACCTTGCAGTACGTGTTCTTCTATATCGGCCTAGCCCACGCCACGGGCGTGAAGTCGTCGATCATGAACGCCACCGGCGCGTTTTTCGGCGTGGTGCTGGCCCATTTTCTGTTCCCCAATGACAAGCTGACGCCGCGCAAGGTGATCGGCTGTCTGCTGGGTTTCGCCGGCGTGCTGGCGGTGAACCTGGGCGGGAAAGGGTTCGATTTCGAGTTCAGCCTGTTGGGCGAGGGCTTTGTGATCGCCGCCGCCTTCGTCCTGGCGGCCGGCTCGATCTGGGGCCGGGCGATCTCCCAGACGATCGACCCGATGGTGATGACCGGCTGGCAGCTGGCCATCGGCGGCGGCGTGCTCTTGGCGATCGGCGCGGTTACGGGCGGTCATCTGGAAGCGTTCGACGCCCGCTCGCTGGCGCTTCTGGCCTATATGGCCGGGCTGTCGGCGGCCGCCTTTGCGCTGTGGAGCCTGCTGCTCAAGCACAACCCCGTGGGCCTGCTGGCGGTGTTCAACTTCCTGATCCCGGTGTTCGGGGTGCTGCTGTCGGCGCTGTTCCTGCGCGAGCCGGTGCTGGCCTGGAAAAACGCCGCCGCCTTGGCCTTGGTGTGCGGCGGCATTGTGCTGGTGACGGGGCGCAAGATGCTCCCCCGCTGA
- a CDS encoding M20/M25/M40 family metallo-hydrolase yields the protein MLRHTASLLALAAVLVAAPAMAAPKAADADKAVAKIVASPGFKKAVAKLDADFDRTVADIITLTEIPAPPFKEEQRAKAYLEMLKAHGLTHVEMDAEGNVMGVRPGTATKGKGPFVVIAAHLDTVFPEGTDVKVRREGTKLMAPGIGDDTRALSTLLAYVRAMDAAGIKTKADILVVGNVGEEGPGDLRGVRYLFNKGPYKGRITSFFSMDGGDPDQIVDQGTGSKRYRVTFTGPGGHSYGAFGIVNPMAAMAKAVTDLYAVEAPKKPKTTYSASVTGGGTSVNSIPHDVFMEFDMRSESAAELAKLDQTLIGIFDKAVAGENAARSTKNGAVSYQAKVIGERPAGATPHTAEIVALTAGAVKALGYKPTYQASSTDSNIPMSLGVPALTIGAGFRGGRAHALDEWIDVTKDESLKGMQVGLAALLAVAGVE from the coding sequence ATGCTCCGTCACACCGCCTCCCTGCTCGCGCTGGCCGCCGTCCTGGTCGCCGCGCCCGCCATGGCCGCGCCCAAGGCCGCTGACGCCGACAAGGCCGTCGCCAAGATCGTCGCCTCGCCGGGCTTCAAGAAGGCCGTCGCCAAGCTGGACGCCGACTTCGACCGCACCGTCGCCGACATCATCACCCTGACCGAGATCCCCGCCCCGCCCTTCAAGGAAGAGCAGCGCGCCAAGGCGTATCTCGAGATGCTCAAGGCCCACGGCCTGACCCATGTCGAGATGGACGCCGAGGGCAATGTGATGGGCGTGCGCCCCGGCACGGCCACCAAGGGCAAGGGCCCGTTCGTGGTCATCGCCGCGCACCTGGACACCGTCTTCCCCGAAGGCACTGACGTGAAGGTGCGCCGCGAGGGCACGAAGCTGATGGCCCCCGGCATCGGCGACGACACCCGCGCGCTGTCGACGCTCCTGGCCTATGTCCGGGCCATGGACGCGGCCGGGATCAAGACCAAGGCCGACATCCTTGTGGTCGGCAATGTCGGCGAGGAAGGCCCCGGCGACCTGCGCGGCGTGCGCTATCTGTTCAACAAGGGACCCTACAAGGGCCGGATCACGTCCTTCTTCTCGATGGACGGCGGCGATCCCGACCAGATCGTCGACCAGGGCACCGGATCCAAGCGCTATCGCGTGACCTTCACCGGCCCCGGCGGCCATAGCTACGGCGCGTTCGGCATCGTCAATCCGATGGCGGCCATGGCCAAGGCGGTGACCGACCTCTACGCGGTCGAGGCGCCCAAGAAGCCTAAGACCACCTATTCGGCCAGCGTGACGGGCGGCGGCACCTCGGTGAACTCGATCCCGCACGACGTCTTCATGGAGTTCGACATGCGCTCGGAAAGCGCGGCCGAGCTGGCCAAGCTGGACCAGACCCTGATCGGCATCTTCGACAAGGCCGTGGCCGGCGAGAACGCGGCGCGCTCGACCAAGAACGGCGCGGTCAGCTACCAGGCCAAGGTCATCGGCGAGCGTCCGGCCGGCGCCACGCCGCACACCGCCGAGATCGTGGCCCTGACCGCAGGCGCGGTGAAGGCGCTGGGCTACAAGCCGACCTATCAGGCCAGCTCGACCGACTCCAACATCCCCATGAGCCTGGGCGTGCCGGCCCTGACCATCGGCGCGGGCTTCCGCGGCGGCCGGGCGCATGCGCTCGATGAGTGGATCGACGTCACCAAGGACGAGAGCCTGAAGGGCATGCAGGTGGGCCTGGCGGCCCTGCTGGCCGTGGCGGGGGTGGAGTAA
- a CDS encoding MFS transporter, with amino-acid sequence MAAIRAERANSGQGALGTWRLAAFALPCVPVAAMLMPVVVYLPNYYATDLGVDLTAIGLAFGVVRLFDLWLDPTLGFLIDRTNTRFGRFKPWLVAGLPIAVVSVWMLFMARPGIDGNYILFWLVLGFLGQSMATMAHVTWAARLAPEYGQRARVFSWWHGFTVVGMLIVLAMPPLMKLGFGLDYGQGVRAMGWFVALSLPVAALLALFAVHEPPSPPNITSTTWRHYWDLIRRPSILRLLVSDILLGTGPVIAGTLFFFYFDAIRGWDRSEAGLLLLLYFTGALLGAPLWGRLGQAIGKHRALAIASAAYAVAQLSVLIAPEGLAWGIVTMTLAGLPYSAGPILLRAMMADLGDEERLRSGVDRSGLMFGLLSGVVKIGSAIAVFAAVSALDLFGFKADLGAGNTPLALGVLSVSFAVVPALLTLAGAALITGHPLDKAAHDAIRKALEARDATQNTAETSGR; translated from the coding sequence GTGGCGGCGATCCGCGCTGAGCGCGCAAACAGCGGCCAAGGGGCCTTAGGAACCTGGCGTCTGGCGGCCTTTGCGCTGCCCTGCGTTCCGGTGGCGGCGATGCTCATGCCCGTCGTCGTCTATCTGCCCAACTACTACGCCACGGATCTGGGCGTTGACCTGACGGCGATCGGACTGGCCTTCGGGGTCGTTCGCCTGTTCGACCTGTGGCTGGATCCGACCCTGGGGTTCCTGATCGACAGGACCAACACGCGCTTTGGCCGGTTCAAGCCCTGGCTCGTCGCCGGTCTGCCCATCGCCGTCGTTTCGGTCTGGATGCTGTTCATGGCGCGGCCGGGCATCGACGGAAACTACATCCTGTTCTGGCTGGTGTTGGGGTTCCTGGGCCAGTCCATGGCGACCATGGCGCATGTCACCTGGGCGGCCAGGCTAGCGCCGGAATATGGGCAGCGCGCGCGCGTGTTCAGCTGGTGGCACGGCTTCACCGTCGTGGGCATGCTGATCGTGCTGGCCATGCCGCCGCTGATGAAGCTGGGCTTCGGGCTCGACTACGGTCAGGGCGTGCGGGCGATGGGCTGGTTCGTGGCCCTGAGCCTGCCTGTGGCCGCTCTGCTGGCGCTGTTCGCCGTGCACGAGCCGCCGTCGCCGCCGAACATCACGTCCACCACCTGGCGTCACTATTGGGATCTTATCCGCCGGCCGTCGATCCTGCGCTTGCTCGTGTCGGACATTCTTCTGGGGACCGGCCCGGTCATCGCCGGCACCCTGTTCTTCTTCTATTTCGACGCCATTCGCGGCTGGGACCGTTCCGAGGCCGGCCTGTTGCTGCTGCTCTATTTCACCGGCGCCCTGCTGGGCGCGCCCCTCTGGGGGCGGCTCGGACAGGCGATCGGCAAGCACCGCGCCTTGGCCATCGCCTCGGCGGCCTATGCCGTGGCGCAGCTCTCCGTGCTGATCGCGCCAGAGGGGCTGGCCTGGGGGATCGTGACCATGACCCTGGCCGGCCTGCCCTACAGCGCGGGCCCCATCCTGCTGCGCGCCATGATGGCCGACCTGGGCGACGAAGAGCGCCTCAGGAGCGGCGTGGATCGCAGCGGTCTGATGTTTGGTTTGCTGAGCGGGGTGGTGAAGATCGGCTCGGCCATCGCGGTGTTCGCCGCCGTCAGCGCGCTGGACCTGTTTGGCTTCAAGGCGGACCTGGGGGCTGGCAATACGCCGCTGGCCCTGGGCGTGCTCTCGGTCAGCTTCGCCGTCGTGCCCGCGCTCCTGACGCTGGCCGGCGCCGCTCTGATCACGGGTCACCCCCTGGACAAGGCGGCGCATGACGCAATCCGCAAGGCGCTGGAGGCGCGTGACGCCACGCAGAACACCGCGGAGACGTCCGGGCGATAG
- a CDS encoding phosphocholine-specific phospholipase C, translating into MPNLDRRALLAALGALSLPPALARAAAIDADVRTGTIQDVEHVVILMQENRSFDHYFGTLNGVRGFGDRFPIPVRDAAGRQDGSVFVQAWSKDKLLAPFPLNSAETFAHMRVEGTPHSWTDAQDAWDQGRMDRWPDAKKPWSMGYFQRADIPFQFALADAFTLCDAYHCSTQTGTNTNRLFLWTGTNDGLGKAGGPSISNSHDNFAEKGGAKESYSWTTYPERLLQAGVSWRIYQDMADNFTDNPLAGFKAYREAYKDQPGSNARLKQLGLSTWHLDKLREDVVNGRLPQVSWIIAPAADSEHPGPSSPAQGADYTARVIDALTADPKVWARTVFLVMFDENDGFFDHMPPPAPPSFDASGKLLGASSVDLTAEHHRVRNPTEAKSERDDLMGRPYGLGPRVPLYVISPWSRGGFVNSQVFDHTSVVRFLEQRFGVMEPNISPWRRAVCGDLTTCFDFKTPNTNPFPALPATAEPAGRAAKLGRAKPPTPASVVAPVQAKGPRPSRALPYALAVDGRYAEGAIALEFSNAGAAAGVLHVYDRLRLDQTPRRYTVGPQKHLSDVWPAGAYDLWVLGPNGFHRRFAGTNVGVEIAARPSQGGLLLTISNVRPSPRTVRVEVLGQEPWRVDFTGVDTVSRPLATQQGWYDVTVRLEDEPTWLRRLAGRVETGADSISDPWMGGAAQLSA; encoded by the coding sequence ATGCCCAATCTCGACCGCCGCGCTCTCTTGGCCGCCCTCGGCGCGCTGAGCCTGCCGCCGGCGCTGGCGCGGGCGGCGGCGATCGACGCCGATGTGCGGACCGGCACGATCCAGGACGTCGAGCACGTGGTCATCCTGATGCAGGAAAACCGCAGCTTTGATCACTATTTCGGGACGCTGAACGGCGTGCGCGGCTTTGGCGACCGGTTCCCGATCCCGGTGCGCGACGCGGCCGGTCGCCAGGACGGCTCGGTCTTCGTCCAGGCCTGGAGCAAGGACAAGCTGCTCGCGCCCTTCCCGCTGAACAGCGCGGAGACCTTCGCCCACATGCGCGTTGAGGGCACGCCGCACAGCTGGACCGACGCTCAGGACGCCTGGGACCAGGGCCGCATGGACCGCTGGCCCGACGCCAAGAAGCCCTGGTCGATGGGCTACTTCCAGCGCGCCGACATCCCGTTCCAGTTCGCCCTGGCCGACGCCTTCACCCTGTGCGACGCCTATCACTGCTCGACCCAGACCGGCACCAACACCAACCGCCTGTTCCTGTGGACCGGAACCAATGACGGCCTGGGGAAAGCCGGCGGTCCGTCGATCTCGAACAGCCACGACAACTTCGCCGAAAAGGGCGGGGCCAAGGAGTCCTACAGCTGGACCACCTATCCCGAGCGACTGCTGCAAGCCGGCGTCTCCTGGCGCATCTACCAGGACATGGCCGACAACTTCACCGACAACCCGCTGGCGGGGTTCAAGGCCTATCGCGAGGCCTATAAGGACCAGCCGGGCTCGAACGCGCGCCTCAAGCAGCTGGGCCTGTCGACCTGGCATCTGGACAAGCTGCGCGAGGACGTCGTGAACGGCCGCCTGCCGCAGGTGTCGTGGATCATCGCCCCGGCCGCCGACTCCGAGCACCCGGGCCCCTCCAGCCCCGCCCAGGGCGCGGACTACACCGCCCGCGTCATCGACGCCCTGACCGCCGATCCCAAGGTCTGGGCGCGGACGGTGTTTCTGGTGATGTTCGACGAGAACGACGGCTTCTTCGACCACATGCCGCCGCCGGCGCCGCCGTCCTTCGACGCCTCGGGCAAGCTGCTGGGGGCCTCCAGCGTCGACCTCACCGCCGAGCACCATCGGGTGCGCAATCCCACCGAGGCCAAGTCCGAGCGCGACGACCTGATGGGCCGTCCCTATGGCCTGGGTCCGCGCGTACCGCTGTACGTGATCTCGCCCTGGAGCCGGGGCGGCTTCGTCAACAGCCAGGTCTTCGACCACACCTCGGTCGTCCGCTTCCTGGAGCAGCGCTTCGGCGTCATGGAGCCCAACATATCGCCCTGGCGCCGGGCGGTGTGCGGCGACCTGACCACCTGCTTTGACTTCAAGACGCCCAACACCAACCCCTTCCCCGCCCTGCCGGCCACGGCCGAGCCGGCGGGCCGCGCCGCCAAGCTCGGCCGCGCCAAGCCCCCGACGCCGGCCTCGGTGGTCGCGCCGGTCCAGGCCAAGGGACCACGTCCCTCGCGCGCCCTACCCTACGCGCTGGCGGTCGACGGACGCTACGCCGAAGGGGCCATCGCTCTTGAGTTCAGCAACGCCGGCGCGGCGGCGGGCGTGCTGCACGTCTATGACCGTCTTCGCCTGGACCAGACGCCGCGCCGCTACACCGTGGGGCCGCAAAAGCATCTGAGCGACGTCTGGCCGGCCGGGGCCTATGATCTGTGGGTCCTGGGCCCCAACGGCTTCCATCGCCGGTTCGCCGGGACCAACGTCGGCGTCGAGATCGCCGCCCGCCCGTCGCAAGGCGGCCTCTTGCTGACGATCAGCAACGTGCGCCCCTCGCCGCGCACGGTGCGCGTGGAGGTTCTGGGCCAGGAGCCCTGGCGGGTGGACTTCACCGGCGTCGACACCGTGTCGCGGCCCCTGGCCACCCAGCAGGGCTGGTACGACGTCACCGTCCGCCTGGAGGACGAGCCGACCTGGCTGCGCCGTCTGGCTGGGCGGGTGGAGACGGGCGCGGACTCGATCAGCGATCCGTGGATGGGCGGGGCGGCGCAGTTGTCGGCCTAG
- a CDS encoding Zn-dependent alcohol dehydrogenase: MKAAVLREVGKPLEIETVAIGKPGPREVLIRTKAAGVCHSDLHFVEGSYTHALPAVLGHESAGIVEAVGSEVRTVKVGDHVITCLNPYCGHCEVCLTGHMNLCISPETRRSKSDAPRLFKEDLNGGTGPMAQFLNLSSFAEMMLVHEHACVAIRKDMPFDRAALIGCSVMTGVGAVMHTSNVRPGETVAVIGCGGVGLATINGAAIAGAGRIIAIDRLAGKLELAKTFGATDVVDGSQVDDIAKAVVELTGGGVHHSFEAIGLKATAEASFKMLRRGGTANVIGMIPVGTKIELHGVDFLGERRIQGSYMGSNRFPVDMPRLVDFYMSGKLKLDELISRRIKLEDVNSAFDELKRGELARSVIVFD, from the coding sequence ATGAAGGCCGCTGTTCTGCGCGAGGTGGGCAAACCCCTCGAGATCGAGACCGTGGCCATCGGCAAGCCCGGCCCGCGCGAGGTGCTGATCCGCACCAAGGCCGCCGGAGTCTGCCACTCCGACCTGCACTTCGTCGAGGGCTCCTACACCCACGCCCTGCCTGCCGTGCTGGGCCACGAGAGCGCCGGGATCGTCGAGGCGGTCGGCAGCGAGGTGCGGACGGTTAAGGTCGGCGACCATGTCATCACCTGCCTCAACCCCTATTGCGGCCACTGCGAGGTCTGCCTGACCGGGCATATGAACCTCTGCATCAGCCCCGAGACCCGTCGCAGCAAGAGCGACGCGCCGCGCCTCTTCAAGGAGGACCTGAACGGCGGGACCGGCCCGATGGCCCAGTTCCTGAACCTGTCGTCCTTCGCCGAGATGATGCTGGTGCACGAGCACGCGTGCGTCGCCATCCGCAAGGACATGCCGTTCGACCGCGCCGCCCTGATCGGCTGCTCGGTGATGACGGGCGTGGGCGCGGTGATGCACACCTCCAACGTCCGGCCCGGCGAGACCGTAGCCGTGATCGGCTGCGGCGGCGTGGGTCTGGCCACCATCAACGGCGCGGCCATCGCGGGCGCCGGCCGGATCATCGCCATCGACCGCCTGGCCGGAAAGCTGGAACTGGCCAAGACCTTCGGCGCCACCGACGTGGTCGACGGCTCGCAGGTCGACGACATCGCCAAGGCCGTGGTCGAGCTGACCGGCGGCGGCGTGCACCACAGCTTCGAGGCCATCGGCCTGAAGGCCACCGCCGAGGCCTCATTCAAGATGCTGCGCCGGGGCGGGACGGCCAATGTCATCGGCATGATCCCGGTGGGCACCAAGATCGAGCTGCACGGCGTCGACTTCCTGGGCGAGCGTCGCATCCAGGGCAGCTATATGGGCTCCAACCGCTTCCCGGTCGACATGCCGCGCCTGGTGGACTTCTACATGTCGGGCAAGCTGAAGCTGGACGAACTGATCTCGCGCCGCATCAAGCTGGAGGACGTCAACTCGGCCTTCGACGAACTCAAGCGCGGCGAGCTGGCGCGGTCGGTGATCGTGTTTGACTGA
- the ctrA gene encoding response regulator transcription factor CtrA: MRVLLIEDDSATAQTIELMLKSEGFNVYTTDLGEEGVDLGKIYDYDLILLDLNLPDMSGIDVLRTLRVAKINTPIMILSGSSEIDTKVKTFAGGADDYMTKPFHKDEMIARIHAVVRRSKGHAQSVIKTGDIVVNLDAKTVEVNGNRVHLTGKEYQMLELLSLRKGTTLTKEMFLNHLYGGMDEPELKIIDVFICKLRKKLAASAHGKHHIETVWGRGYVLRDPNEQVNAA, from the coding sequence ATGCGCGTACTGTTGATCGAGGATGACAGCGCGACGGCGCAGACCATCGAACTGATGCTGAAGTCTGAGGGCTTCAACGTCTATACGACGGATCTGGGTGAAGAAGGCGTCGATCTGGGCAAGATCTACGACTACGATCTTATCCTGCTCGACCTCAATCTTCCGGACATGAGCGGCATCGATGTTCTGCGCACCCTGCGGGTCGCGAAGATCAACACGCCCATCATGATCCTGTCGGGCTCGTCGGAAATCGACACCAAGGTCAAGACCTTCGCCGGCGGCGCCGACGACTACATGACCAAGCCTTTCCACAAGGACGAAATGATCGCCCGCATCCACGCGGTGGTCCGTCGTTCGAAGGGTCACGCCCAGTCGGTCATCAAGACCGGCGATATCGTGGTCAACCTGGACGCCAAGACGGTGGAAGTGAACGGCAACCGCGTTCACCTGACCGGCAAGGAGTACCAGATGCTGGAGCTCCTCTCCCTGCGCAAGGGTACGACCCTGACCAAGGAAATGTTCCTGAACCACCTGTACGGCGGCATGGACGAGCCGGAACTGAAGATCATCGACGTCTTTATCTGCAAGCTGCGCAAGAAGCTGGCCGCTTCGGCGCACGGCAAGCACCACATTGAGACGGTCTGGGGCCGCGGCTATGTGCTGCGCGACCCGAACGAGCAGGTCAACGCCGCCTGA